One genomic window of Candidatus Edwardsbacteria bacterium includes the following:
- a CDS encoding SPASM domain-containing protein → MKASRYNHIIWRRNLPQLLYNSWHHRFWELDNSQSAVYGGLSLPLTYSLINQKDPSVSKLVAGLAKMEFLIDDDRDELKQIELLSHLHRFDRSRLELWICPTTRCDQNCPGCPHQDGRSDLSASGLEKVFRLISGRTPGLKQLGINWWGGQPALAWKMVLEFDKKLAELARQFGFEYSYRTIGSGGGPANRLTALSRENELYLNIESVDLGNLPADPAVLLGGIAGISKRKDQLPPGSRIRFINNIPGEKLCRNVNHLCRSAPNLEDEEVGDINRLLESGFTVENLPRPKLVSCQATDPQSFIIDVAGNSYKCWEDLGVPEKRLTEDADDPLAPQNFRWLDWAPFHEAHCRLCNILPWCLGGCRARPPDADCSQWHYALREMLSLAAAANQKGA, encoded by the coding sequence ATGAAAGCTTCCCGCTACAACCACATCATCTGGCGCCGCAACCTGCCGCAGCTGCTGTACAATTCCTGGCACCACCGGTTTTGGGAATTGGACAACTCCCAGTCGGCGGTCTACGGAGGGCTGTCCCTGCCCCTGACCTATAGCCTGATCAACCAGAAGGATCCGTCGGTGTCCAAGCTGGTGGCCGGGCTGGCCAAAATGGAATTCCTGATCGATGATGACCGCGACGAGCTGAAACAGATAGAGCTGCTGAGCCACCTGCACCGTTTCGATCGCAGCCGGCTGGAGCTGTGGATATGCCCCACCACCCGCTGCGACCAGAACTGCCCCGGCTGTCCCCATCAGGACGGCCGTTCCGACCTGTCGGCCTCAGGCCTGGAGAAGGTATTCCGGCTGATCTCCGGGCGGACGCCGGGCCTGAAGCAGTTGGGCATCAACTGGTGGGGCGGCCAGCCGGCCCTGGCCTGGAAGATGGTGCTGGAGTTCGACAAAAAGCTGGCCGAGCTGGCGCGGCAATTCGGCTTCGAATATTCCTACCGCACCATCGGCAGCGGCGGCGGCCCGGCCAATCGATTGACCGCCCTTTCCCGGGAGAACGAATTATATCTGAATATCGAATCGGTCGATCTTGGCAACCTGCCTGCGGACCCGGCTGTTCTGCTGGGGGGTATCGCCGGGATCTCAAAAAGAAAGGATCAGCTTCCCCCGGGATCACGGATCAGATTCATAAACAATATCCCCGGGGAGAAACTCTGCCGGAATGTCAATCATTTGTGCCGTAGCGCGCCAAATCTGGAGGACGAGGAGGTGGGGGACATCAACCGCCTGCTGGAATCCGGTTTCACGGTTGAGAACCTGCCCCGCCCCAAACTGGTGTCCTGCCAGGCAACCGACCCTCAAAGCTTCATAATCGACGTCGCCGGGAACAGCTATAAATGCTGGGAGGATCTGGGCGTTCCGGAGAAAAGGCTGACGGAGGATGCCGATGATCCGCTGGCCCCCCAGAATTTCCGCTGGCTGGACTGGGCCCCCTTTCACGAGGCCCACTGCCGGTTGTGCAATATCCTGCCCTGGTGCCTGGGCGGCTGCCGGGCCAGGCCGCCCGATGCCGACTGCAGCCAGTGGCACTATGCCCTTAGAGAGATGCTGTCCCTGGCCGCGGCGGCCAACCAGAAGGGGGCCTGA
- a CDS encoding type IV pilus twitching motility protein PilT, giving the protein MQLPELLYMIYQKGASDLILKVGNKPMMRLQGSLVPLELPPLNPEDTKRFAVEIMTKEQLERFRRDKELDISCSIASLCRFRASAFIQRGEFGLVFRLIPNKIPTMDELGLPIISKNLAMRPRGLVLVTGPAGCGKSTTIASMINTRNANQECHIITVEDPIEFVYQDLKAEINQREVGKDTLSFTNALKSVLRQDPDVIVVGEMRDLETISLAITAAETGHLVLSTLHTTDAMQTIDRIVDVFPPHQQTQVRMQLSGNLLGIISQVLLKRADGNGRVMAYEIMMVNSAIRNLIREAKTSQIPSAIQMGIKQGMTTLNHSLADLVRRKIVTPEEALSHTDNQEDLKAILARPSPGAVK; this is encoded by the coding sequence ATGCAGCTTCCCGAACTTTTATACATGATATACCAGAAGGGGGCCTCCGACCTGATTTTGAAGGTGGGGAACAAGCCCATGATGCGGCTGCAGGGAAGCCTGGTGCCGCTGGAGCTTCCCCCCCTCAATCCCGAGGACACCAAGCGCTTTGCGGTGGAGATCATGACCAAGGAGCAGCTGGAGCGTTTCCGCCGGGACAAGGAGCTGGACATCTCCTGTTCCATCGCCAGCCTCTGCCGCTTTAGGGCCTCGGCCTTCATTCAGCGCGGGGAGTTCGGCCTGGTGTTCCGGCTGATCCCCAACAAGATCCCCACCATGGACGAGCTGGGCCTGCCCATCATCTCCAAGAACCTGGCCATGCGCCCCCGGGGACTGGTGCTGGTAACCGGGCCGGCCGGCTGCGGGAAGTCCACCACCATCGCCTCGATGATCAACACCCGCAACGCCAACCAGGAATGCCATATCATCACCGTCGAGGATCCCATCGAGTTCGTCTACCAGGACCTCAAGGCCGAGATCAACCAACGGGAGGTGGGCAAGGACACCCTGTCCTTCACCAACGCCCTGAAGAGCGTGCTGCGCCAGGATCCCGACGTGATCGTGGTGGGGGAGATGCGGGATCTGGAGACCATCTCCCTGGCCATCACCGCGGCCGAGACCGGACACCTGGTGCTCTCCACCCTGCACACCACCGACGCCATGCAGACCATCGACCGGATAGTGGACGTCTTCCCGCCCCACCAGCAGACCCAGGTCCGGATGCAGCTTTCGGGCAACCTGCTGGGCATCATCTCCCAGGTGCTGCTGAAGCGGGCCGACGGCAACGGGCGGGTGATGGCCTACGAGATCATGATGGTCAACAGCGCCATCCGGAACCTGATCCGGGAGGCCAAGACCTCCCAGATACCATCGGCCATCCAGATGGGCATTAAGCAGGGAATGACCACCCTCAACCATTCCCTGGCCGACCTGGTGCGGCGCAAGATCGTCACTCCGGAAGAGGCCTTAAGCCACACCGACAACCAGGAAGACCTGAAAGCCATCCTGGCCCGGCCGTCGCCGGGAGCGGTTAAATAA
- a CDS encoding secondary thiamine-phosphate synthase enzyme YjbQ, which translates to MLSYRKELWFNVPSRRGFVNITGQVEECLKESGIKEGLCLVNAMHITASVFINDDEGGLHQDYEKWLEILAPHEPTSQYLHNRTGEDNGDAHLKRQIMGREVVVAVTKGKLDFGPWEQIFYGEFDGRRRKRVLVKIVGE; encoded by the coding sequence ATGCTATCATACCGGAAAGAGCTTTGGTTCAACGTCCCCTCCCGCCGGGGGTTCGTCAACATCACCGGGCAGGTGGAGGAATGCTTAAAGGAAAGCGGCATCAAGGAAGGTTTGTGCCTGGTGAATGCCATGCACATCACCGCCAGCGTGTTCATCAACGACGACGAGGGCGGCCTGCACCAGGACTACGAGAAATGGCTGGAGATTCTGGCCCCGCATGAGCCGACCTCGCAGTACCTGCATAATAGGACCGGAGAGGACAACGGCGACGCCCACCTTAAAAGGCAGATCATGGGCCGGGAGGTGGTGGTGGCGGTGACCAAGGGAAAACTGGATTTCGGTCCCTGGGAGCAGATATTCTACGGCGAGTTCGACGGGAGAAGAAGAAAGCGGGTGCTGGTTAAGATAGTAGGAGAATAA
- a CDS encoding Tex family protein: MLNELQITRAITSELGLQAFQVSNTLELFTQGATVPFIARYRKERTGLLDEVQIRNIRDRFDYIKELEERRDAILKSIEEQGKLSEELRAKIEACQVKQELEDLYLPYKPKRKTKGMAAKEKGLEPLALELWLQGQSIAPEKLAEKYINPELGISNVKEALEGAKYIIAELIADDAEVRKFIREITLAKGILTSRVKEDFREQKTKFNQYYDFKEPLKSIPSHRFLAIIRGENEEVLTAGLEAPAVEIDEYLLKKFLRNGSYAQAVFLTEVIGFAYRVYLSSSIEVELRSEIKEKSDIEAIKVFAENLRNLLLAPPAGSRALMGIDPGLRTGCKIAVLDDTGKFLEYATVFPHGSARQRQEAAATLAALVQKHQLELAAIGNGTASRETDSFVREVIKDNQGIRLQPVVVSESGASVYSASDLAREEFPDLDVSVRGAISIARRLQDPLAELVKIDPKSIGVGQYQHDVNQPKLRQALHETVESCVNFVGVDLNTASYSLLSYVSGLSESMAKNIVKYRDENGAFKNRRELLKVARLGPKAFEQAAGFLRIRGGGDPLDNSAVHPESYTIVKQMAQDLKTKTYLLVGNPLLADQIDPKKYVTDLVGLPTLNDILSELKKPGRDPRQKFELANFMEGVTEISHLKVGMLMEGVVTNVANFGAFVDIGVHQDGLVHISQLANKYVRDPKEVVKVGQKVKVRVLEVDLERKRIALSMKEGNQDNPAH; this comes from the coding sequence ATGCTTAACGAACTTCAGATAACCCGGGCTATTACCAGTGAACTGGGGCTTCAGGCTTTCCAGGTAAGCAACACCCTGGAACTATTCACCCAGGGGGCCACCGTCCCCTTCATCGCCCGCTACCGCAAGGAAAGGACCGGACTGCTGGACGAGGTCCAGATCCGCAATATCCGAGACCGCTTCGATTACATCAAGGAACTGGAGGAGCGCCGGGACGCCATCCTCAAAAGCATCGAAGAGCAGGGTAAGCTCAGCGAAGAGCTAAGAGCCAAGATCGAGGCCTGCCAGGTAAAACAGGAACTGGAGGATCTCTACCTGCCCTACAAGCCCAAACGAAAGACCAAGGGCATGGCGGCCAAGGAAAAAGGACTGGAGCCGCTGGCCCTGGAGCTGTGGTTGCAGGGACAAAGCATCGCCCCGGAAAAACTGGCCGAGAAATATATCAATCCCGAATTGGGCATCAGCAATGTAAAGGAAGCTCTGGAGGGAGCCAAATATATCATCGCCGAGCTGATAGCCGACGATGCCGAGGTCCGCAAATTCATCCGGGAGATCACCCTGGCCAAGGGCATCCTGACCTCGCGGGTAAAAGAGGACTTCCGGGAGCAGAAGACCAAATTCAACCAATACTATGATTTCAAGGAGCCGCTTAAAAGCATCCCCTCCCACCGCTTTCTGGCCATCATCCGCGGCGAGAACGAGGAGGTGCTGACGGCAGGCCTGGAGGCTCCGGCCGTTGAGATAGATGAATATCTGCTGAAAAAGTTCCTGCGGAATGGCTCCTATGCCCAGGCGGTCTTTTTGACCGAGGTCATCGGCTTCGCCTACCGGGTCTATTTGAGCAGTTCGATTGAAGTGGAACTGCGTTCGGAGATCAAGGAGAAATCGGACATCGAGGCCATAAAAGTGTTCGCCGAGAACCTGCGGAATCTTCTGCTGGCCCCGCCGGCCGGCTCCAGGGCCCTAATGGGAATAGACCCCGGACTGCGCACCGGATGTAAGATAGCGGTGTTGGATGATACCGGGAAATTTTTAGAATACGCCACCGTCTTTCCCCATGGCTCCGCCCGCCAAAGACAGGAAGCGGCAGCAACCCTGGCCGCCCTGGTCCAAAAGCACCAGCTGGAGCTGGCGGCCATCGGCAACGGCACTGCTTCACGGGAGACCGACAGCTTCGTTCGCGAAGTGATAAAGGACAACCAGGGGATCAGGCTCCAGCCGGTGGTGGTCAGCGAGTCCGGCGCCTCGGTATATTCGGCCTCGGACCTGGCCCGCGAGGAATTTCCCGACCTGGATGTCTCGGTGCGGGGGGCCATCTCCATCGCCAGAAGATTGCAGGACCCGCTGGCTGAGCTGGTGAAGATCGATCCCAAATCCATCGGGGTGGGACAGTACCAGCACGACGTTAATCAGCCCAAGCTCAGGCAGGCCCTGCACGAGACGGTGGAGTCCTGCGTCAACTTCGTGGGGGTGGACCTGAACACCGCCTCCTATTCCCTGCTGTCATACGTTTCGGGCCTGAGTGAGAGCATGGCCAAAAATATCGTCAAATACCGGGATGAGAACGGAGCCTTTAAGAACCGCAGGGAATTGCTGAAGGTCGCCCGGCTGGGGCCCAAGGCCTTCGAGCAAGCCGCCGGTTTTCTGCGCATCAGGGGCGGCGGCGATCCCCTGGACAACTCGGCGGTTCATCCCGAAAGCTATACCATCGTCAAGCAGATGGCCCAGGACCTGAAGACCAAGACCTATCTGCTGGTGGGCAACCCCTTGCTGGCCGACCAAATTGATCCAAAAAAATACGTCACCGATCTGGTTGGCCTTCCCACCCTGAACGATATTCTGTCGGAGCTCAAGAAGCCCGGGCGCGACCCCCGCCAAAAATTCGAGTTGGCTAACTTCATGGAAGGCGTCACCGAGATCAGCCACCTAAAGGTCGGAATGCTGATGGAGGGCGTGGTCACCAATGTGGCCAATTTCGGGGCCTTTGTGGACATCGGCGTCCACCAGGACGGCCTGGTGCATATCTCACAATTGGCCAACAAATATGTCCGGGACCCCAAGGAGGTGGTCAAGGTGGGCCAGAAGGTCAAGGTCAGGGTGCTGGAGGTTGACCTGGAACGCAAGCGCATCGCCCTTTCCATGAAAGAGGGAAACCAGGATAACCCTGCCCACTAA
- a CDS encoding type IV pilus twitching motility protein PilT: MDQLMEELVLREASDLHIRVGEPPIYRIGGRLVRSEFPVLGENDTRALLFSIMNVEQQKRFDQELELDFAFGLPGVARFRVNSFRQRGYAGAVMRVIPLKIKTIEEWGLPVIMKDLALMPRGLVLVTGPTGSGKSTSLAAMVEHINQRRQAHIITLEDPIEFLYKDSQSVIEQREVGSDTPSFASGLSHVMRQNPDVILVGEMRNYETMSLSIAAAETGHLVLATLHTTDAAQTVDRIINTYPPESQAQARVQLATVLQAVISQALLPAVGKSKLAGAFEIMLCTPAVRSVIRDGKTPQIYSLIQTGAKFGMQSLDQALKDLVRSGTVTLDDALAKSSNPQELEQSIGR, translated from the coding sequence ATGGATCAGCTCATGGAGGAGCTGGTATTACGGGAGGCCTCCGACCTGCATATCCGGGTCGGGGAGCCGCCCATTTACCGCATCGGCGGAAGGCTGGTGCGCAGCGAATTCCCGGTGCTGGGCGAGAACGACACCCGGGCCCTGCTGTTCAGCATCATGAATGTCGAGCAGCAGAAAAGATTTGATCAGGAGCTGGAGCTGGATTTCGCCTTCGGCCTGCCCGGGGTGGCCCGCTTCCGGGTGAACTCCTTCCGCCAGCGGGGCTATGCCGGCGCAGTGATGCGGGTGATACCGCTGAAGATAAAGACCATCGAGGAGTGGGGCCTGCCGGTCATCATGAAGGACCTGGCCCTGATGCCCCGCGGCCTGGTGCTGGTCACCGGCCCCACCGGCTCGGGCAAATCCACCAGCCTGGCCGCCATGGTGGAACATATCAACCAGCGGCGCCAGGCCCATATCATCACCCTGGAGGACCCCATCGAGTTCCTGTACAAGGACAGCCAGTCGGTGATCGAACAGCGGGAGGTGGGGTCCGACACCCCCAGCTTCGCCTCCGGCCTGAGCCACGTGATGCGCCAGAATCCCGACGTGATCCTGGTGGGTGAGATGCGCAACTACGAGACCATGTCGCTGTCCATCGCCGCGGCCGAGACCGGCCACCTGGTGCTGGCCACCCTCCACACCACCGACGCCGCCCAGACGGTGGATCGCATCATCAACACCTATCCGCCGGAGTCCCAGGCCCAGGCCCGGGTCCAGCTGGCCACCGTGCTTCAGGCGGTGATATCCCAGGCCCTGCTTCCGGCGGTGGGCAAGAGCAAGCTGGCCGGGGCTTTCGAGATCATGCTGTGCACCCCGGCGGTCCGCAGCGTCATCCGCGACGGCAAGACCCCCCAGATATATTCCCTGATCCAGACCGGGGCCAAGTTCGGCATGCAGAGCCTGGACCAGGCCCTCAAGGATCTGGTGCGCAGCGGCACCGTCACGCTGGACGACGCCCTGGCCAAGTCGTCCAATCCCCAGGAACTGGAACAGTCGATAGGCAGGTGA
- a CDS encoding DEAD/DEAH box helicase: MPLRKLLSLFKGKKKETAAPEKTDHKPAARHQVPERAPARHSGGQNQRPQQQPSRTATYRKPEQPKPHHQPRAETSRTATYRKPEHPKPHHQPRAETPRTATYRKPEQPKTQFQPRTEIHRPAAAVSRPPQVHKKPAAPTGPQLKFDQLGLAPFLLKAIAEEGYTDPTPIQQQTIPLALSGKDLLGCAQTGTGKTAAFALPILQKLSRPEVVGQQFRDIKALIVTPTRELAAQIGQSFAAYGRHSGLRYAVIYGGVFQGHQQKAMKGGVDILVATPGRLLDMMNQRLILLHKVEILVLDEADRMLDMGFINDIRKIVAKVPIRRQTLFFSATMPPEIRHLAGSILDNPVSVSVTPDTTAAETVEQSLYFVERNDKPDLLKHLLSDELFTRALVFTRTKVRADRVARKLTADGIPASAIHGDKSQGARERVLAGFKDGSIRVLVASDIVSRGIDIENISHVVNFDVPQQADSYIHRIGRTGRAGAVGSAITFCDAEERQDVREIEKLLDKSIPVVEDHPYHSRMPVHEAISEHRRRTGRKPQQGRSGQRPPRASQAGQRPRQGPPTAPKTTHSSHKPGSGRPGRRG; encoded by the coding sequence ATGCCCTTAAGAAAATTATTATCCCTGTTCAAGGGAAAGAAAAAAGAAACGGCCGCGCCAGAGAAGACCGATCATAAACCGGCCGCCCGGCACCAGGTCCCGGAGCGGGCCCCCGCCCGCCATTCCGGCGGGCAAAACCAGCGGCCCCAGCAACAGCCTTCCCGGACGGCCACCTATCGCAAGCCGGAGCAGCCCAAGCCGCATCATCAGCCCCGGGCCGAAACTTCCCGGACGGCGACCTATCGCAAGCCGGAGCACCCCAAGCCGCATCATCAGCCCCGGGCTGAAACTCCCCGGACGGCGACCTATCGCAAACCGGAGCAACCCAAAACCCAATTTCAGCCCCGGACAGAGATCCACCGCCCCGCGGCAGCGGTCAGCCGGCCGCCCCAGGTTCATAAAAAACCGGCCGCGCCCACCGGCCCCCAGCTTAAGTTCGACCAGCTGGGACTGGCGCCGTTTCTTTTGAAAGCCATCGCCGAAGAGGGCTACACCGATCCCACCCCCATCCAGCAGCAGACCATCCCGCTGGCCCTGTCCGGCAAGGATCTTCTGGGCTGCGCCCAGACCGGCACCGGCAAGACCGCCGCCTTCGCCCTGCCCATCCTGCAGAAGCTCTCCCGCCCGGAGGTGGTGGGACAGCAGTTCCGGGACATCAAGGCCCTGATCGTCACCCCCACCCGGGAGCTGGCGGCCCAGATCGGCCAGAGCTTCGCCGCCTACGGCCGACACAGCGGCCTGCGCTATGCGGTGATCTACGGCGGGGTCTTTCAGGGGCATCAGCAGAAGGCCATGAAGGGCGGGGTGGACATATTGGTGGCCACCCCCGGCAGGCTGCTGGACATGATGAACCAGCGGCTGATCCTGCTGCACAAGGTGGAGATCCTGGTGCTGGACGAGGCCGACCGGATGCTGGACATGGGCTTCATTAACGACATCCGCAAGATCGTGGCCAAGGTGCCCATCCGCCGGCAGACCCTGTTCTTCTCGGCCACCATGCCGCCGGAGATCCGCCATCTGGCCGGCAGCATCCTGGATAATCCGGTGTCGGTGTCGGTGACGCCGGACACCACCGCCGCCGAGACGGTGGAGCAGTCGCTATATTTTGTGGAACGGAACGACAAACCCGATCTGCTGAAGCACCTGCTATCGGACGAACTTTTCACCCGGGCGCTGGTGTTCACCCGCACCAAGGTCCGGGCCGACCGGGTGGCCCGCAAGCTGACCGCCGACGGCATTCCGGCCTCGGCCATCCACGGGGACAAGTCCCAGGGGGCCCGGGAACGGGTGCTGGCCGGGTTCAAGGACGGCTCCATCCGGGTGCTGGTGGCCTCTGACATAGTATCCCGGGGTATTGATATCGAGAACATCTCCCACGTGGTGAATTTTGACGTGCCCCAGCAGGCCGATTCCTACATCCACCGCATCGGGCGGACCGGCCGGGCCGGGGCGGTGGGATCGGCCATCACCTTCTGCGACGCCGAGGAGCGCCAGGATGTGCGGGAGATAGAAAAACTGCTGGATAAAAGCATTCCGGTGGTGGAGGATCACCCCTACCATTCCCGGATGCCGGTGCACGAGGCCATCAGCGAGCACCGCCGCCGCACCGGACGGAAGCCCCAGCAGGGGCGCTCCGGGCAGCGTCCGCCGCGGGCATCGCAGGCCGGGCAGCGGCCCAGGCAGGGCCCGCCGACCGCCCCCAAGACCACCCACAGCAGCCACAAGCCCGGCAGCGGCCGGCCGGGACGGAGAGGATAG
- a CDS encoding 4Fe-4S binding protein yields MFSKLTTRTKRLYVQIAATVLTFSYFLAPVLKYLPCPTLTCYACPLSVFACPIGTLQHFVIIGVFPFFLLGILFLVGTLVGRWACGYLCPFGLFQDILARIRKQKFDPPSWLGWGRYVSLFGAAVIIPALTHEPWFSKLCPVGTLEAGIPIVVTAFIKVKLLGRFATELSMLGWLFWLKILLLALTVGAAIYIKRPFCRFICPLGGIFGMFSRISLLQIKVDQYETSDKADCKKLCPVDIDITRDPASADCIRCLQCTKCPGVKLEKPIKTINRTKTSVKRPLPRKH; encoded by the coding sequence ATGTTCAGCAAACTTACCACCAGGACCAAACGGCTCTATGTCCAGATAGCGGCCACCGTCCTCACCTTTTCGTATTTTCTGGCGCCGGTCCTCAAATATCTGCCCTGCCCGACCCTGACCTGCTATGCCTGCCCCCTGTCGGTGTTCGCCTGCCCTATCGGGACCCTGCAGCACTTCGTGATCATCGGGGTGTTCCCTTTCTTCCTGCTGGGCATCCTTTTCCTGGTCGGGACCTTGGTGGGCCGCTGGGCCTGCGGGTACCTGTGCCCCTTCGGGCTGTTCCAGGACATTCTGGCCAGGATCCGGAAGCAGAAATTCGACCCGCCCTCCTGGCTGGGCTGGGGGCGCTATGTGTCGCTGTTCGGGGCGGCCGTCATCATCCCGGCGCTGACCCATGAGCCCTGGTTCTCCAAGCTCTGCCCGGTGGGGACCCTCGAGGCCGGGATCCCGATAGTGGTCACGGCCTTCATCAAGGTCAAATTACTGGGCAGGTTCGCCACCGAACTGTCGATGCTGGGCTGGCTGTTCTGGCTGAAGATCCTCCTTCTGGCCCTGACCGTCGGCGCCGCCATTTACATCAAAAGGCCGTTCTGCCGTTTCATCTGCCCGCTGGGGGGCATCTTCGGAATGTTCAGCCGGATCTCCCTTCTGCAGATAAAAGTGGACCAATACGAGACCTCGGATAAGGCCGACTGCAAAAAGCTGTGCCCGGTGGACATTGACATCACCCGGGACCCGGCCTCGGCCGACTGCATCCGCTGCCTGCAATGTACCAAATGCCCCGGAGTAAAACTGGAAAAACCCATCAAAACCATTAACCGAACAAAGACCTCCGTAAAAAGACCTTTACCACGGAAACATTAA
- a CDS encoding tetratricopeptide repeat protein, translating into MEFETEQHYKSGLELFSKGRYGEASQELKRAIKLSPKFPDLHNQLGMSYHFNGQFEEAVKSFHAAIELNPRYVEAYLNLAISLNELGRYEEAVKYFNKASEAEDIKDGLTLSIRNRLAETHTKLGITYSDIGYHYEAVEEFGKALSINPHYPDIRLRLAKSYLNLNNFHKTIDEIEIILSSNPNYIEAMILLGVAYLKDGQKELARQQWDKCLEIDPNNIRVKTYLALMDKEK; encoded by the coding sequence ATGGAATTCGAAACCGAACAACACTACAAGTCAGGCCTGGAACTCTTCTCCAAGGGCCGCTACGGGGAGGCCAGCCAGGAATTGAAGCGGGCGATAAAACTTTCGCCCAAATTTCCGGACCTCCACAACCAGCTGGGAATGTCCTACCATTTCAACGGACAGTTCGAGGAGGCGGTCAAGTCCTTTCATGCCGCCATCGAGCTCAATCCCCGCTATGTGGAGGCCTACCTGAACCTGGCCATCAGCCTGAACGAACTGGGACGCTATGAGGAGGCGGTCAAATACTTCAACAAGGCCTCGGAGGCAGAGGATATCAAGGACGGGCTGACCCTCAGCATCCGCAACCGGCTGGCCGAGACCCATACCAAGCTGGGGATCACCTACAGCGACATCGGCTATCATTACGAGGCGGTGGAGGAATTCGGCAAGGCCCTGAGCATCAATCCCCATTATCCGGACATCCGGCTCCGGCTGGCCAAGAGCTATTTAAACCTGAATAATTTTCACAAGACCATAGACGAAATAGAGATCATCCTGTCCTCCAACCCCAATTATATCGAGGCCATGATCCTGCTGGGGGTGGCCTATTTGAAGGACGGCCAGAAGGAGCTGGCCCGCCAGCAGTGGGATAAGTGCCTGGAGATCGATCCCAATAACATCCGGGTGAAGACCTACCTGGCTTTGATGGACAAGGAAAAATGA
- the hemW gene encoding radical SAM family heme chaperone HemW yields the protein MNSVYIHIPFCLAKCGYCGFNSRPLASDVEAGVYCSALMKEIANCKFQNDNLNTIYFGGGTPSLLSVRQLKDILGTVRENIGPIGDDCETTIEANPGTVDIYKLSDLREAGFDRLSLGVQSFDPDLLKLMGRRHAAEQALAAFRDARQTGFGNISLDLIFALPGQSLENWETDLARALDLGPEHISLYSLTYEPDTEFTRRKEQGRFTPASEELEEEMYLAAIETMGSAGYAHYEVSNFARKNYRSRHNLNYWMGGDYLGFGAGAHSHLDGKRWSNFKEPDKYVAALAKGNSPVEMEETLTRDQRIFEAIFLGLRMVEGIAIGEFEKKWGMAPAKYMPKVWRRLEENYYLEKEGGRVRLSLEGLLLSDTILADFAP from the coding sequence ATGAATAGCGTTTACATCCACATTCCGTTCTGCCTGGCCAAATGCGGGTATTGCGGGTTCAATTCGCGGCCGCTGGCTTCTGATGTCGAGGCCGGAGTCTATTGCTCGGCTCTGATGAAAGAGATTGCAAATTGTAAATTTCAAAATGACAATTTGAACACCATCTATTTCGGCGGGGGAACGCCCAGCCTACTTTCAGTCAGACAGCTCAAGGATATCCTGGGGACGGTCAGGGAAAATATCGGCCCGATCGGCGATGACTGCGAGACGACCATCGAGGCCAATCCCGGGACGGTGGACATCTATAAACTTTCCGACCTGCGCGAGGCCGGCTTCGACCGATTGAGCCTGGGAGTGCAGTCCTTCGATCCGGATCTTTTAAAACTGATGGGCCGCCGCCATGCCGCCGAGCAGGCCTTGGCGGCCTTCCGCGATGCCCGGCAGACGGGCTTTGGGAACATCAGCCTGGACCTGATCTTCGCTTTGCCGGGCCAGTCTTTGGAAAATTGGGAAACTGACCTGGCTAGGGCCTTAGACCTGGGGCCTGAACATATCTCTTTGTATTCGCTGACCTACGAGCCGGACACCGAGTTCACCCGCCGAAAAGAGCAGGGCCGGTTCACTCCGGCCTCCGAGGAGCTGGAGGAGGAGATGTACCTGGCGGCCATCGAGACCATGGGCTCCGCCGGGTATGCCCATTACGAGGTGTCCAACTTCGCCAGAAAGAATTATCGCTCCCGGCATAATCTCAACTACTGGATGGGAGGGGATTACCTGGGATTCGGGGCCGGGGCCCATTCGCACCTGGATGGCAAACGCTGGTCAAATTTCAAAGAGCCGGATAAATACGTCGCTGCTCTGGCAAAAGGGAACAGCCCGGTGGAGATGGAGGAAACGCTCACCCGCGATCAGCGGATATTCGAGGCCATATTTCTGGGTTTAAGGATGGTCGAGGGGATAGCCATCGGCGAATTTGAAAAGAAGTGGGGGATGGCACCGGCCAAATATATGCCCAAGGTGTGGCGCAGGCTGGAGGAGAATTATTACCTGGAGAAGGAGGGGGGCCGGGTGCGTTTGAGCCTGGAGGGTCTGCTGCTGTCGGATACGATTTTGGCGGACTTCGCCCCGTAG